One region of Peribacillus simplex genomic DNA includes:
- a CDS encoding DUF4097 family beta strand repeat-containing protein — protein sequence MFMQEERKKILEMIQDGKLSAEEAMGLLEELEKASQESEAKEQKLQNELSTVVVDKQSEGSTQDTFKKNIQSSKEKIIDFVETAFKKIKETDLDFNFGKSVEVNHIFQHDYDFLNEVDVDIANGKIRIATWNQNDVRVECQAKVYRVEDMEEARENFLEEVDFSIEDGKMKFKVREKSIKVDTIMYIPRKEYDDIHVRMFNGAITTESLKSENLKAKTANGAIHIMQGTGDSCELETGNGMITISDTNFNYLEAETLNGAINADGYFKKVDVQTFNGEIVCTNSGMDCDSIHAKSVTGKVQLILPQGKAIEGELKSNLGSFNVSLEGMTIIEEKSDVVQKVLKFKTVKEEVPVLHVFAETKTAAITVS from the coding sequence ATGTTCATGCAGGAGGAAAGAAAGAAAATTTTAGAAATGATTCAAGATGGCAAGCTATCAGCGGAAGAAGCTATGGGCCTTTTAGAAGAGTTAGAAAAAGCTAGTCAGGAAAGTGAAGCAAAAGAGCAGAAATTACAAAATGAATTATCGACGGTTGTCGTGGATAAGCAAAGCGAAGGAAGCACTCAGGATACGTTTAAGAAGAATATCCAGTCATCGAAAGAAAAGATTATAGATTTCGTTGAAACTGCTTTTAAGAAAATCAAAGAAACAGACCTTGATTTCAATTTCGGGAAATCTGTGGAGGTCAATCATATTTTTCAGCATGATTATGATTTTCTAAATGAAGTTGATGTAGATATAGCAAATGGGAAAATAAGAATCGCTACATGGAATCAGAATGATGTCCGGGTTGAATGCCAAGCTAAGGTATACCGGGTGGAGGATATGGAAGAAGCTAGGGAAAACTTTTTGGAGGAAGTCGATTTTTCGATCGAGGATGGAAAGATGAAGTTCAAGGTTCGTGAAAAATCCATAAAGGTCGATACGATCATGTACATTCCAAGGAAGGAATATGATGACATTCATGTAAGGATGTTCAATGGTGCAATCACGACAGAGTCATTGAAATCAGAGAACCTTAAAGCAAAAACAGCGAATGGTGCCATTCATATCATGCAGGGTACAGGTGATTCGTGTGAGCTTGAAACGGGTAATGGAATGATCACCATTTCAGATACCAACTTTAATTACTTGGAAGCTGAGACCCTGAATGGAGCGATTAATGCCGATGGGTACTTCAAGAAAGTGGATGTTCAAACTTTCAATGGGGAAATCGTCTGTACTAATTCAGGGATGGATTGCGATTCAATACATGCTAAGTCAGTTACAGGAAAAGTCCAGCTGATCCTGCCACAAGGTAAGGCGATTGAAGGGGAGTTAAAATCCAACTTAGGAAGCTTTAATGTAAGCTTGGAAGGAATGACCATCATCGAAGAGAAAAGTGATGTCGTTCAAAAGGTCCTTAAGTTTAAAACGGTTAAAGAAGAGGTCCCTGTTCTTCATGTTTTTGCAGAAACCAAGACTGCTGCGATAACGGTTTCCTGA